A stretch of the Lactuca sativa cultivar Salinas chromosome 9, Lsat_Salinas_v11, whole genome shotgun sequence genome encodes the following:
- the LOC111881298 gene encoding uncharacterized protein LOC111881298 has translation MTKRLTKVERDVAIMKRLMALDDDDDDMVVDDTPPNSPGNNPPLPPPPLTNLPPPSNPPPKTPPPPPNSPPQSDAAKKGRIVKGILNQCKYADAKTDQPIPDTEVPQGTDSDIDSDNDQLNPRKRKASFSGGAYDTEVGSSSVVVGDPSKSPLKKKSKLIIDLN, from the exons ATGACTAAAAGGTTGACTAAAGTTGAAAGGGATGTGGCTATAATGAAGAGACTTATGGCcttggatgatgatgatgatgatatggttGTTGATGACACTCCACCAAATTCTCCAGGAAATAACCCTCCTCTACCTCCACCTCCATTAACAAATCTTCCTCCACCATCTAATCCTCCTCCTAAaactcctccaccacctcctaaCTCCCCTCCCCAATCTGATGCTGCCAAAAAGGGGAGAATAGTTAAGGGTATACTCAACCAATGCAAAT ATGCTGATGCTAAAACTGATCAACCCATTCCAGACACTG AGGTTCCTCAAGGAACTGATAGTGACATTGACTCTGACAATGATCAGCTCAATCCTCGAAAGAGGAAGGCTTCCTTCTCAGGGGGAGCTTATGACACTGAAGTTGGAAGCTCTTCTGTTGTTGTTGGTGATCCTTCAAAATCTCCTcttaaaaagaaaagcaaactcatcATTGATCTAAATTAA